The genomic region AACAGTTTCAGCAACACCTTCTTTTACAACCTCAAGAACAGTTTTATCTTCATCTAACTCCGGCTCCTGCTCTAAATAACCAATACTATATCCTGAAGAAAATACTACATCTCCCTGGTAGTTTGTATCTCTACCTGCGATAATTTTTAATAGGGTAGATTTACCAGAACCGTTAAGACCAAGAATCCCGATTTTTGCTCCATAGAAAAAACTCAGGTATATATTTTTTAAAACCGGTGTATTCGCAGATTTGTAGGTTTTAGTAACCCCACTCATCGAGAATATCACTTTTTTATCATCTGCCATGTAATCGTAATTTTTTGGTTGAATTAATCTTATTAATACGGTTCCAAATGATCAAAAATGCATTTGAAACCGCGCAAAAATACAAATAAAGAAATACAAAATATTAGTGATCTCCTAAAAGTCGAAGTAAAAGAATCAACTGCCCGGTATGATACGCATTATGCTCTACTACAAGTAATAGCTCTCGTAATAAGGTATGATCTTCACTATTTTTTACCGGTTTGTTTAAATCGTTATTTTCATTTAAAATATACGCTGCTAAATCCTGCCTTTCTTTAAAAAAGTTAGACTTTAACTCCTCCCACTCTTCTTTAGTTTTTGGAGATCGTTTTTTATCCCAATAGCCTTCTGGCCATTTTGGCGTTTTATAATCATCTAAAGTGATATAATCGAGAATGTCTTTTTGCGTATAGGTAATATGATAGAATACCTCATAAAAAGAATACGGTAATCCATGTAATCTCTCGCCAATCTTGTCGAATGACACTTCTTTTAAAACTTTATCAATAGGCATAAAAGCCTCACCACCCATAAGATGTTTTACCAGCTGTGCTCTCTCCATAAACCTTTCTTTTTTAAATTATAAAATCAAATTCGGCCTTTCAACGCATTAAAAACCCAGGAAATGGCAAAAAAACCAATTCCTACAACAGAAAAACCTATTGCGTGATCTCTATATTTTAAGACACCCAGTAGTACGATCGCCGTGGCTACTAAAAAAATAATAAATGAGGCCCAGGCGAAAATGGTGTTCTTATTTAATCCCATAAAATCTTGTTTAAGACACAAATATCGGATATTTTGATTAGTAATTTAAAAATTGAATACTCCGTATTTTGTATTTTAGCCAATATTGTGAAAATTTTTAAATTATTTTTGAAAACAATTAAGCAAACTAAGGTTAAAATTCATTTTTACTCATTTTAAAATTGCTTCCAAAAAACTGTCTATATGGATATTACCTTCAATAAAAATGAAGATCATAATAAATTATTAGTTTCAGACTTAAATCACCACCTAAAAAGAGTGTATTTGGGAGGTGGCGAGAAACGTATCGAAAAACATCACGCCAAAGGAAAAATGACCGCCAGGGAGCGGATTGATTTTTTACTGGATACTCCTGAATCTGCGATAGAAATTGGCGCTTTTGCCGGCGATGGCATGTACAAGGAACATGGCGGTTGCCCCAGTGGTGGTGTAGTCGTAAAAATTGGAAAAGTTTCTGGCAAACAATGTATTGTAGTGGCTAATGATGCCACCGTAAAAGCAGGAGCCTGGTTTCCTATCACCGGAAAGAAAAACCTGCGTGCCCAGGAAATTGCTATTGAAAATAAGCTTCCCATCATTTATCTCGTAGACAGCGCAGGTGTTTATTTACCGATGCAGGATGAAATTTTCCCAGACAAAGAACACTTTGGAAGAATCTTTAGAAATAATGCCGTAATGAGTAGTATGGGCATCACTCAAATCGCGGCCGTAATGGGAAGTTGTGTTGCCGGGGGTGCTTATTTACCCATTATGAGTGACGAAGCTATTATTGTTGAGAAAACCGGAAGTATTTTTCTTGCCGGAAGCTATCTGGTTAAAGCGGCGATTGGCGAAACCATCGATAACGAAACACTTGGCGGTGCGACCACACATACCGAAATTAGTGGCGTGACCGATTATAAGGCCAAAGACGATAAAGATGCACTCACCAAAATTCAAAATATTATGGATAAAATTGGCGATTTTGATACTGCTGGTTTTAGCCGAAAAAAGGCGTTAAAACCAAAATTAGAACCTAACGAGATTTTTGGGATTTTACCTAAAAAGCGTTCCGATCAATATGATATGATGCAAATCATTGAACGTTTGGTTGATGGATCTGATTTTGAAGAATATAAAAAAGGTTATGGCGAAACGATCATCACCGGTTATGCTCGTATAGATGGTTGGGCTGTTGGCATTGTTGCCAATCAGCGTAAAATCGTTAAAACCAAAAAAGGGGAAATGCAGTTTGGCGGAGTCATTTACTCTGATTCCGCAGATAAAGCCACTCGCTTTATTGCAAATTGTAACCAAAAGAAAATCCCACTAGTGTTTCTTCAGGATGTTACCGGATTCATGGTGGGCAGCAAAAGTGAGCATGGCGGCATCATCAAAGACGGTGCGAAAATGGTAAATGCAGTAAGCAATTCAGTAGTTCCAAAATTCACTATTATTATTGGTAATTCCTATGGAGCCGGTAACTACGCCATGTGCGGTAAAGCCTATGACCCAAGATTGATCGTTGCCTGGCCAAGTGCAGAGCTGGCCGTTATGGGCGGCACGCAAGCCGCAAAAGTGCTGGCTCAGATAGAAACTGCTTCATTAGAGAAAAAAGGGGAAAAAGTAGATGCTGAAAAAGAAAAAAAGGTTTTTGAAGCCATTAAATCCAGATACGACGAGCAAACCTCAGCATATTATGCAGCAGCCAGGCTATGGACAGATGCGGTGATTAATCCTATGGATACCCGCAAATGGATCTCAACCGGAATCGAAGCTGCAAATCATGCCCCAATCGAAAAAGATTTTAATTTAGGGGTTATTCAAACTTAACCTCAAAATGATAAGTTTGGAAAATCGCACCTAAATTATAGAATTTAGTCACAAACCACATTGTTTAATTTAATCATCAGGAATGAAAAAACTTCTTTCTACATTTTTGTTTTCAATACTTGCTTTTACGGCTTCCTCACAAGTCCTAAGCAATAAAGAAAAATATACCGAAGCTGATACCCTTCGCGGTTCTTTACGAGCCGAGCGTGCGTATGATGCGTTAAGATACCATTTAAAACTGAAGGTAAATCCTTCAGAAGAATTTATTGATGGTAGCAACATTATCACTTTTAAAACCGAACAAAAATTACCGGTAATGCAAATCGATCTATTTGAAAATATGAACATCGATTCGATTGTTTTTCATGGTAAAAACTTAAAATATAACCGAAAATACAACGCTGTTTTTGTTGAATTTGAAGAAGCTCTGGCCAAAAACACAACAGATTCTTTAGAGTTTTTCTATTCTGGGCACCCCATAGTAGCCAAAAATGCGCCCTGGGACGGCGGTTTTGTCTGGACACAGGACAAGCAGGGAAATCCCTGGGTTGGTGTGGCCGTTCAGGGAACCGGCGCCAGCTTATGGTATCCCAATAAAGATCACCAAAGCGACGAGCCAGAAAGTGTGCAATTGGATATTGCAGTACCAAACGGACTAATGAATGTATCAAACGGTAGAATGATTGGCAAAAAGGAGCTTGGTAATGGTTATACCGAATGGAGTTGGAAAACCGTAAATCCAATCAATAACTACGATGTAATGATTAACATCGCTAACTACGAACATTTTTCAGATCAGTTCCAGGATCTTACACTGGATTATTACGTACTTCCTTATAATCTTGAAAAAGCTAAAAAACAATTTGAAGAAGTAAAAGATATGATGGCTTGCTTTTACGAAAAAATGGGACCTTACCCCTTTGTAGAAGATGGCTATAAACTAGTAGAGACTCCGTATCTTGGAATGGAGCATCAAAGCGCAGTTGCCTACGGAAATAAATATATGAAAGGCTATTTAGGCCGGGATCTTTCTGGCACGGGAATAGGATTAAAATGGGATTATATCATAATTCATGAATCGGGACACGAATGGTATGGCAATAGTATTACTGCAAAAGATATTGCAGATATGTGGATTCACGAAGGCTTTACCACCTACACCGAAGCTATTTATACTGAATGTGGCTGGGGAAAAGAAGCGGCTTTAAAATATATAAAAGGACAACGTTCTAATATCCAAAACAGAGCGACCATAATCGGTGATTACGGAGTAAATGCTGAAGGCTCTGGGGATATGTATTTTAAAGGATCTAATTTACTAAATACCATTAGAAGCATTTATGATAATGATGAACTTTGGTGGGATACCTTTAGGGATTATACGGCGACTTATAAACATAAGATCATCGATACCAAAACCGTTGAAGATTTCTTCAATAAACCTATAAAAACAGATTTAAAGCCGGTATTCGATCAATATTTAAGACATACCAGAATTCCCGAGTTACAATTTAAAAAAGATGGTAAAACTTATGCGTATCGATGGAGAGCAGATGTTCCAGAATTTAATATGCCGGTAGATGTATTTATCGACGGCAAAGAAACCCGTCTAAAACCAAGCTTAAAATGGAAAAAACTAGATAAAAAAGTATCTGGTGAAGATTCAATAAAACTCAATGATCTTGAATTTTACGTAAACATGAGTTTTAAATAAAAATACGAGTTATAACAGCTTAAGAATAAAGGTTGAGATTTGATAATTTCAGCCTTTTTTTATAGGTTTAGTTCAATTTCTGTTTTCTACCCATAATAAAATAGAGGATTGTCCCAAAAAAACTAAAGAAGATCACGATAAGTAACCACACTATTTTATTATTCCCTTCAAAATCGTTTTTTACGATATCTATGATGGCTAAAAGGGGAAATAATAATCCGAACAAAAAAACTATTAAAACTATAATAATTTGAGGAGCACCAATGGCTAGTATTTGATATAACATCGTTAATTGATTTTTATAAAACTAACGTTTTTCATCTAAAAAAAATAAATTTTATAAAAAATGCTTAATCTGTATCGTCCAGCTGAAAAATCTCATTTACTGAACAAGCAAAAATTTTAGAAAGCTTTAAAGCAAGAATCGTAGATGGCGCATATCTATTTTTCTCCATAGAATTTACTGTTTGTCTGGAAACCCCAAGTAATTTTGCTAAATCCTCCTGAGTCATATTCTTTTTGGCGCGCTCAACTTTAATTGTATTCTTCATTAATTAAATCTTTTCATGAAGTAAAAAACGCCAAAATACCATAAGAACATCGTAAAAAGTAACTGATTAGCCTGGAGATCGATCTCAAAACTTCCATTAAATAAAATACTTCCAAAAGGACTTATAAGGGCAAAAATAACTCCGTATAAGAAAGTAGCTGCAAAAGCTAACAATCTCAGTTTCATACTACGTTCATCTTCTACCTTTTCCTTTGAAAGAGCTAATACCAAAAAAGCGATCAATACTAGATCAAAGAAACCATTTTTAATAATTTCATTTTCTACTGCTATAAGGTCTATACTAGAAATAATAAAAAGCACTAAAGAAATAGCGAGTAATACATAGCCAACTATTTTAAATTTATGCGGAAGTAATTTGAGATCTGTATTTTTCATTTGTAAAGAATTTAAGTCTAAAAGACAAAAATACTTTACATCTCAAAAATATCAAACTATGCTGTTGTTAAAAAAATTGATTATACTCGTTTTAAGAAAAGAGCGATAACCTCATTATTTGTTATTTTTAAAATTGATTTTCGAGAAAATTACCCCACCCTGCTTTTTAGGGTGTTATCACGATGAATTTTCCCACTGGTAGTTTCTTCAAATTTTTCAACAAAATAAATCTTTTTTGGATGTTCAAACTTTTCTAAAGATTTTAGATTCGCGATGTTTTCTTTCATTTTTTCTAAACCTTCTTCAGAAAAAGCAGCTTCAATAAAAAGTACCAGTTTATTTCCTAACGCATCATCTGGAATTGATGTTATAAAAAAGCGAGAATCGATAATTTTACCCAGTTTTTTTTCAATTTCTTCGGGATGTAATTTTACTCCTCCACTATTGATCACATTATCAATCCTACCTTTCCAATTAAATTTTTTATAGGTAAGAATATCAACAACATCATTGGTAACAATGATCTCATCTGAAAGATTTGGTGCTTTAATAATCAGACAACCGCGTTCATCTTTACTTATATTGATATTCGGTAATACTTTAAAAGGGCGTGATTGCTTCTTTTTTTTCGTAGGATTTATACGTCTTGCGGCAATATGGGTAATAGTCTCGGTCATACCATAAGTTTCATATACCTTGGTATGTACCTCTTTTACCATTTTCTGTAGTCTAAGCGACATAGCTCCTCCTCCAACGATTAACTTTTTAACCAGGTGTAAGCGGGCCACCGAATTATCCAGCTGAAAAGGCGTCATGGCACAAAAATCATAAATTTTAAAAACCTGATCTAAAGGTGTAGCAGAGGGAGGCACTAAATCGAGTTGCCAACCACAAACAATAGCTCGAATGATCATCATTTTACCAGCAATATAAGTTGCAGGAAGACAAAGCAAGGCTTTAGTGTCTTCTGGAAGATCAAAATATTTGGCAGTGGCTAGAGCCGAATTGACCATGTATTCCTTTTTAAGCCGAATGGTTTTAGGTTTCCCTGTAGATCCTGAAGTTTTTACCTCTACAAACTCCTGAGGCTTTAACCAGTCCAGAATAAAACTTCCTACTTCTTCTTCAAAAGCTTCTCCTTCTTTTATAAAATGAAATGCATGCTGTCGTAATTCAGCATTACTGAAATGTCGCTTATTCAGCTTAAAATTAGGATGCGTTTCCGGAACCTTATAGAAGTCTGCCATATTGCTCTAAATATGATTCAAATCTGACTAATCTACGTTATCAAATTACTATTATAAGTTTAAAAATAGCTAATTTTTAGTAATCTCCGTTAATTTCAGATAAATCTTCAATATCTACGACACTATTAGAGGCAATAATTGCTGGTTTTTCCACTTTGCCAAACAGTCGATTGCTCCAGTTTTTCCAGTGATATTTCTTTGCATAAATCAAAAGAATTAAAGGATAAATAACCAAAACGCTTACCCAAATATCCCAACCGGCAACAGGACTGGAAACATCGCGTAAAATAGATTCTGTATTAAAAGCAGTCCACTCTGCGGTTACCAGTAGAGCAGCTACTAAATTATTAGCCGCATGAAATCCTAAAGGCAATTCCAAACCTTCGTCCATCAGTGTCATGATCCCTAACATAAAGCCGGTGCCTATATAGCTTACCATCACCAGATCTCCCATTTGGCTAACTTCAGGGTTCCAGTAATGCAAGCCACCAAAAACGACCGATGTAATCACCAAAGGAATCCATCTATAACCTGTTTTAATCCCTATGCCCTGCATTAAATATCCTCTAAAAAAATATTCCTCAAAACTGGTTTGTAACGGGACCATTACAATGGCAATCGCTGCCAATATTAAAAATGGAACCAGATTAAAATTAATCGTATAATCCTGTGGATTAATAAAGAAAAAATCAACAAGAATTAAAGTAACATTTAAAATCACAATCAAACCGAACGAGAACCAAAAACGTCCCCAGTCAATCTTTTTTCGGCTCGTGGTTAATTCTGTAAATGACTGTCGATGCAAATTTTTAACCAGAAAAAGCAGCGCTCCTAAGCCAATAGCAAAACTTAGCAAGAGAAAGAAAAAAGTGAGATTACTATCTAAAGCACTCATCATAGTAGCTTCATCCACCGTACCGAAATCTGCAGTAACACCAAGTTTAAAAATAACAGCTATTGCTAATGGAAGTTGCCCCATAAAAAGCGCTACGATCGTAACAATTGTACCTATAATATATCGCCACGCATTATTTTTGCTTTTAAAAGCCTGTTCTATATACATTTGTGTATTTAAAATTTAAAATACCAGTTTAAACCAGGATTATAACTAATTTGTCCGTTTTTAACCTCTAACGGACTCTCAACATTATTCGTGTACAAATTTCCCGTTCCTAATCCCTGTGGCATCGTTACATTTTTCTCGTAAGTAAATTGAGAAATAGCATTTAAACCAATATTACTCTCTAACGCGCTTGTATTCCACCAGCCAATATTATTATTTTCAGCTAGGTCTATCCATTGCTGAGTTCCTTTAAACCCACCAATAAGACTCGGTTTAAATATCAGATATTGGGGTTGTATGGTTTGTAGTAATGTTTTCTTTTTTGTTACATCAAAGACACCTATCAACTCTTCGTCTAGGGCAATTGGCAATGGAGTTTCGGCACAAAGCTTTGCCGTTTCTTCCCAATTTCCCTGTTTTATCGGCTGTTCTATGCTATGAAGTTTTAATTCACTTAAACGCTTCAGTTTTTCTAATGCATTTTTAGGATCAAAAGCACCATTAGCGTCTACGCGTAGTTCTATTTCTTCTGCAGAATATTGTGACCGAATATATTTAAGCAATTCGATTTCAGTATCAAAATCTATAGCTCCAATCTTCATTTTGATGCAATTAAAGCCCGATCTCAATTTATCTTCTATCTGGGATTTCATAAAATCTTTTTCCCCCATCCAGATGAGTCCGTTTATTGCAATGGCATCTTCGCCTTTTGTAAATGCTGAGGAAAATAATTCAAACTCATTTTTATTTTTGAGCGACTGAAAAGCCATCTCGATCCCAAACTGAATACTAGGAAATTCAATGAGCGCTTCCCAAAGTTCATTTTTTCCAAGATGGATATTTTCACAGGCCCATTTTAGCTTTGCTTCATAATCTGGCCTGTCGTCGATACTTAACCCCCGTAAAATGCCGCATTCACCATAACCAAAATTATCACCATCCTCTATTTTGATAAACCAGGTTTCCTTAACAGTAAGAACGCCCCGCGAAGTTCCGCTGGGGCGTTTAAAATTTAAAATATACTTTTTATAAGTTGCTTGCAACTGCGTTGTCTTTAGTCTGTTATTATTTTAGATTTTTAGTAAACTAGAATGAAATTCTTGTTAGAATTTTTAATAATTTAATGTCGGATTATGATCTTAATGTGATTCTAAGTTTTGAATTCATTTTTATTATTTCGTGAAAGTTCTTCAAAATTATTCAAATCTAAAAAATTAAGATCATTTACAATGATTAATTGCGTTTCCAATTCGTAACATGAACCTAGCGCAATCGCTAAAAATCTAACATTTTAATCTACTAATAATCGAAGATTCCAATAATCTAATATTCTTTAAAATTAAACACTTAATTTTTCACCAATATCCAATAAGATCAACTCCTTACCTTTATCCGCAAATTTCTTTTTAGCTTCAGCATGATCAATTTCGATATAACCAAAAGTATCATAGTGACAGCCTAAAATTCGCTTACACTCAATAAAATCACTGGCAATGACCGCTTCATCTGGCCCCATAGTAAAATTATCTCCAATTGGTAATACCGCTAAATCGAGTTTGGTAAATAACGGAATTAACTTCATATCCATACTTAAAGCCGTATCTCCGGCGATATAGAGATTTTTCTCTCCTGTTTGAATAACAAAACCACCCGGTAATCCACCAGAGGCACCATCAGGGAAGGTACTACTATGCCAGGCCTGTACATACTTTACCTTTCCAAAATCAAATTGCCAACTCCCTCCATGATTCATTGGATGTACCTTAAATCCTTTTTCCTCGTAATAGGAAGCGATTTCGGCATTACTTACAATAACCGCACCTGTATTTTTTGCCACGGTTTCTACATCTAAAACATGATCCTGATGGGCATGTGTTACTAAAATATAATCTGCTTTTATTTCTTTTAAATTGATTTTATCCTTTGCGTTTTCATTTCCTGAAATAAAAGGATCTACCAGAATATTAATATCTCCTATTGTAAGGCCAAGACAATTTTGACCATAAAATGTAAGTTCCATAACAATTTTATTTGATTTGCACCTAAAATACTAATTGATGCCTGGAGAAATAGAATTTAGAATTCTATAATTTTGTTAAACTTCAGCTTAAAAAATCTGGCCAACAGCAAATAGTAAAGACATGCCAAATGTTGATAGTGCCAGTACCTTAAGCTCTGGATCCAGTAAAGCCGGAGACTCATTTTGCATCACTCTTTTAAGGTGAAGAATAAGCGGAATAAAGGCGATATAAAAAATAATATCATCCCATCCTTCAAAAATCAGGGCTGAATATATCGTCATAAGAAAGATGGCTCCAATAATTAAAAAATAGTGATAAGTTTTTGCTCCTTTCTCGCCCAATTTTACCGCTAAAGTAATTTTTCCTGATCTCTCGTCAGGCACTCTATCCCTCATATTATTAAGATTAAGCACACCGGCACTTAAAAGTCCTATGGCTGCAGCCGGTATAAGCACTGCCCAATCAAAATCATTGACATATAGAAAAAAGGATCCAAAAACCGCGACGATCCCAAAGAAAATAAATACGAAAATATCCCCTAAACCACGATAGCCATAAGCTGAGTTTCCTACGGTGTATTTTATTGCCGCCACAATAGAGGCTACACCTAAGCCAATAAAAATAAGACTATACATAAAATCCTCACTATCAAAGGATGCATAGATCAAACAAATAGCCAGGATAAAGGTGATGATTGAAGTGAGGATAATTCCCCTTTTCATTTCAGCATGCGATATTAATCCACTTTGGATGGCTCGTTGCGGGCCTATACGTTCATCGTTATCTGTTCCCTTTACTCCATCACCATAATCATTTGCAAAATTAGATAATACCTGAAGCCCCAATGTTGTGGCCAGTGCCAATGAAAAAATTCCCAGACTAAAATAGCCTTGCTGGGCTGCGATGGTGCTGCCCACTAAAATTCCCGAAATGGATAAAGGCAAAGTTCGTAATCGGGCAGCATTTACCCAGGAATTTATTTTTCTCATTTAACGCATTATTTTAACCAACACTTCTTTTAAAAGATCTCCTGAAGATAAATTTACGGCACCAACCCCCTTACTCTTTACATCAGCTTCCTGCAAAACATTTATCGCATAACTCACTTTTTTCATCGGATAATTTCTGGCAGCCAGGGTATAATCGTTCACAAAATAAGGATTTACCTTTAGCTGTTTTGCCACATTCATTTTTGATTTATCGGATAAACCATGATATTGCAACAATTGCGAAAAATAAGAGAACAATAGGGATATGGTAACCACCAGCGGATTATCTTTTGGGTTTTGCGAAAAATAGTTGATAATGCGATGTGCCTTTATCTCGTCTTTTAAACCAACAGCTTTACGTAACTCAAAATTATTGAAATCTTTACTAATTCCAATATTTTGTTCAATTAGCTCTGGTGTAACATCGGTTCCTTTTTCACAAACCAATTGAAGTTTTTGCAATTCATTATCGATTTTCCCCAAATCTGTGCCTAGAAATTCAACCAGCATTTGGGAAGCTTTTGGAGATATTCCCAAACTTCTTGATTTTAAATTTCTCACAATCCAATCTGAAACCTGGTTCTCATATAGTTTTTTACTATCCAGAATTACTCCACTTTTCTTGATAGTTTTATACACCTTTTTACGCTTATCCAGCGTTTTATGTTTATAGCAAAGGACCAAAACTGTTGTTGGTTGTGGATTTTCAGCATAATCACTCAGTTTATCGATTGTCCTTGCAAGATCCTGAGCTTCTTTTACAATCACCACCTGTCTCTCGGCCATCATAGGATAGCGCTTGGCATTTCCCACAATGTCATCAACATTGGTATCGCGACCGTACATAATGATTTGATTAAATCCCTTTTCTTCTTCATGCAATACATTGTCCTCGATATAATCGGCAACTTTATCCACAAAATAAGGTTCTTCTCCCATTAAAAGATAAATAGGAGCAATTTTTCCATTTTTAATATCGGTCACAATTTGTTTTGCGTCATCCATGCAGAAAAAGAATCTTTTAGGCTGAAATTAGTTTTACCCGTAAAGGCTTTTAGATGTTGTATTCTTTAGTATTTTTGAGGTCTATGATCGACCTTAATTTTCCAAAATATAATTTCAGGTTCAAAAATAGTCAAAATAAAATAGCTGTTTTCGACGAACTAAGGAAAAAATTTATCATTCTCACTCCAGAAGAATGGGTACGCCAACATTGTACGCAATTCCTCAGGCAGGAAAAAGAATTCCCAAAAAGTCTTATTAATGTGGAAAAGCAACTGAAGATAGGCAAATTAACCAAACGTTACGATGTTGTGGTTTATAATAATGATGGCAGTATACACCTTATTGTAGAATGCAAAGCACCACATATTAAGATCACCCAAAATGTTTTCGA from Zunongwangia profunda SM-A87 harbors:
- a CDS encoding M1 family metallopeptidase, which codes for MKKLLSTFLFSILAFTASSQVLSNKEKYTEADTLRGSLRAERAYDALRYHLKLKVNPSEEFIDGSNIITFKTEQKLPVMQIDLFENMNIDSIVFHGKNLKYNRKYNAVFVEFEEALAKNTTDSLEFFYSGHPIVAKNAPWDGGFVWTQDKQGNPWVGVAVQGTGASLWYPNKDHQSDEPESVQLDIAVPNGLMNVSNGRMIGKKELGNGYTEWSWKTVNPINNYDVMINIANYEHFSDQFQDLTLDYYVLPYNLEKAKKQFEEVKDMMACFYEKMGPYPFVEDGYKLVETPYLGMEHQSAVAYGNKYMKGYLGRDLSGTGIGLKWDYIIIHESGHEWYGNSITAKDIADMWIHEGFTTYTEAIYTECGWGKEAALKYIKGQRSNIQNRATIIGDYGVNAEGSGDMYFKGSNLLNTIRSIYDNDELWWDTFRDYTATYKHKIIDTKTVEDFFNKPIKTDLKPVFDQYLRHTRIPELQFKKDGKTYAYRWRADVPEFNMPVDVFIDGKETRLKPSLKWKKLDKKVSGEDSIKLNDLEFYVNMSFK
- a CDS encoding AMP-binding protein, translating into MADFYKVPETHPNFKLNKRHFSNAELRQHAFHFIKEGEAFEEEVGSFILDWLKPQEFVEVKTSGSTGKPKTIRLKKEYMVNSALATAKYFDLPEDTKALLCLPATYIAGKMMIIRAIVCGWQLDLVPPSATPLDQVFKIYDFCAMTPFQLDNSVARLHLVKKLIVGGGAMSLRLQKMVKEVHTKVYETYGMTETITHIAARRINPTKKKKQSRPFKVLPNINISKDERGCLIIKAPNLSDEIIVTNDVVDILTYKKFNWKGRIDNVINSGGVKLHPEEIEKKLGKIIDSRFFITSIPDDALGNKLVLFIEAAFSEEGLEKMKENIANLKSLEKFEHPKKIYFVEKFEETTSGKIHRDNTLKSRVG
- a CDS encoding PLD nuclease N-terminal domain-containing protein, with protein sequence MLYQILAIGAPQIIIVLIVFLFGLLFPLLAIIDIVKNDFEGNNKIVWLLIVIFFSFFGTILYFIMGRKQKLN
- a CDS encoding DinB family protein, with protein sequence MERAQLVKHLMGGEAFMPIDKVLKEVSFDKIGERLHGLPYSFYEVFYHITYTQKDILDYITLDDYKTPKWPEGYWDKKRSPKTKEEWEELKSNFFKERQDLAAYILNENNDLNKPVKNSEDHTLLRELLLVVEHNAYHTGQLILLLRLLGDH
- a CDS encoding o-succinylbenzoate synthase, whose translation is MQATYKKYILNFKRPSGTSRGVLTVKETWFIKIEDGDNFGYGECGILRGLSIDDRPDYEAKLKWACENIHLGKNELWEALIEFPSIQFGIEMAFQSLKNKNEFELFSSAFTKGEDAIAINGLIWMGEKDFMKSQIEDKLRSGFNCIKMKIGAIDFDTEIELLKYIRSQYSAEEIELRVDANGAFDPKNALEKLKRLSELKLHSIEQPIKQGNWEETAKLCAETPLPIALDEELIGVFDVTKKKTLLQTIQPQYLIFKPSLIGGFKGTQQWIDLAENNNIGWWNTSALESNIGLNAISQFTYEKNVTMPQGLGTGNLYTNNVESPLEVKNGQISYNPGLNWYFKF
- a CDS encoding CAL67264 family membrane protein; this translates as MGLNKNTIFAWASFIIFLVATAIVLLGVLKYRDHAIGFSVVGIGFFAISWVFNALKGRI
- a CDS encoding metal-dependent hydrolase, producing the protein MELTFYGQNCLGLTIGDINILVDPFISGNENAKDKINLKEIKADYILVTHAHQDHVLDVETVAKNTGAVIVSNAEIASYYEEKGFKVHPMNHGGSWQFDFGKVKYVQAWHSSTFPDGASGGLPGGFVIQTGEKNLYIAGDTALSMDMKLIPLFTKLDLAVLPIGDNFTMGPDEAVIASDFIECKRILGCHYDTFGYIEIDHAEAKKKFADKGKELILLDIGEKLSV
- a CDS encoding helix-turn-helix transcriptional regulator; this encodes MKNTIKVERAKKNMTQEDLAKLLGVSRQTVNSMEKNRYAPSTILALKLSKIFACSVNEIFQLDDTD
- a CDS encoding CPBP family intramembrane glutamic endopeptidase — encoded protein: MYIEQAFKSKNNAWRYIIGTIVTIVALFMGQLPLAIAVIFKLGVTADFGTVDEATMMSALDSNLTFFFLLLSFAIGLGALLFLVKNLHRQSFTELTTSRKKIDWGRFWFSFGLIVILNVTLILVDFFFINPQDYTINFNLVPFLILAAIAIVMVPLQTSFEEYFFRGYLMQGIGIKTGYRWIPLVITSVVFGGLHYWNPEVSQMGDLVMVSYIGTGFMLGIMTLMDEGLELPLGFHAANNLVAALLVTAEWTAFNTESILRDVSSPVAGWDIWVSVLVIYPLILLIYAKKYHWKNWSNRLFGKVEKPAIIASNSVVDIEDLSEINGDY
- a CDS encoding acyl-CoA carboxylase subunit beta, which encodes MDITFNKNEDHNKLLVSDLNHHLKRVYLGGGEKRIEKHHAKGKMTARERIDFLLDTPESAIEIGAFAGDGMYKEHGGCPSGGVVVKIGKVSGKQCIVVANDATVKAGAWFPITGKKNLRAQEIAIENKLPIIYLVDSAGVYLPMQDEIFPDKEHFGRIFRNNAVMSSMGITQIAAVMGSCVAGGAYLPIMSDEAIIVEKTGSIFLAGSYLVKAAIGETIDNETLGGATTHTEISGVTDYKAKDDKDALTKIQNIMDKIGDFDTAGFSRKKALKPKLEPNEIFGILPKKRSDQYDMMQIIERLVDGSDFEEYKKGYGETIITGYARIDGWAVGIVANQRKIVKTKKGEMQFGGVIYSDSADKATRFIANCNQKKIPLVFLQDVTGFMVGSKSEHGGIIKDGAKMVNAVSNSVVPKFTIIIGNSYGAGNYAMCGKAYDPRLIVAWPSAELAVMGGTQAAKVLAQIETASLEKKGEKVDAEKEKKVFEAIKSRYDEQTSAYYAAARLWTDAVINPMDTRKWISTGIEAANHAPIEKDFNLGVIQT
- the menA gene encoding 1,4-dihydroxy-2-naphthoate octaprenyltransferase, coding for MRKINSWVNAARLRTLPLSISGILVGSTIAAQQGYFSLGIFSLALATTLGLQVLSNFANDYGDGVKGTDNDERIGPQRAIQSGLISHAEMKRGIILTSIITFILAICLIYASFDSEDFMYSLIFIGLGVASIVAAIKYTVGNSAYGYRGLGDIFVFIFFGIVAVFGSFFLYVNDFDWAVLIPAAAIGLLSAGVLNLNNMRDRVPDERSGKITLAVKLGEKGAKTYHYFLIIGAIFLMTIYSALIFEGWDDIIFYIAFIPLILHLKRVMQNESPALLDPELKVLALSTFGMSLLFAVGQIF